The window TTGGACAGCCCGCCAGCTTTCTTTGCTCCTGATTCAAAGAGGCAAAGATCCCTTTGCGGGTACTTGGGCCTTGCCCGGTGGGTTTATTGAAGCAGAAGAAACCCTGGAAGCCTCAGCCCGCAGAGAATTACAGGAAGAAACAGGGCTTGAAGTAGGAGATTTGGCAGTTCTGGGAACCTATGGCGATCCCGGACGCGATCCACGGGGACGCACCCTGACGGTTGCGTATATGGCCTTTACCACAGAGCGCCCCCAAGTCAAAGGCCAGGATGATGCCCTCGCGGCAAAATGGTATCCGATTTCCGCTTTGCCGGATCTTGCTTTTGACCACGCTCAGATTATTCACGATGGCCTCAAATACCTCAAACACCAACTGCATAACAGTTTTGCAGGAACCCTGCTCAATCTGCCCAATCGCCAACCCTTGCCCGATCAA is drawn from bacterium (Candidatus Blackallbacteria) CG13_big_fil_rev_8_21_14_2_50_49_14 and contains these coding sequences:
- a CDS encoding NUDIX hydrolase gives rise to the protein MPEYFRPSVTVDLLIFDWTARQLSLLLIQRGKDPFAGTWALPGGFIEAEETLEASARRELQEETGLEVGDLAVLGTYGDPGRDPRGRTLTVAYMAFTTERPQVKGQDDALAAKWYPISALPDLAFDHAQIIHDGLKYLKHQLHNSFAGTLLNLPNRQPLPDQALLTILQDFCF